The Prochlorococcus sp. MIT 0801 genomic sequence AACAACGGCACAATCGTGATCCAAATCCCTTAAAGATTCCAAAACTTTTAAACTTCCAATAATATTAATTTCCCAAGTTTCTATAGGATTTAAGTAACTATTTAAAACTAAACTTTGAGCTGCAAGATGAAAAACAACTTGTGGTTGTACCTCAACAATTATTTTTTTTAAAGTATTACTATCCCTTATATCTCCCTCATAATGTTTAAAGTTACCATAAGCATTAGAAGTTGATAATTGAGCTAAATCTAATTCATTAAATAACTTATTTTTGTTTGAAGTAGGTAAAGAAAAACCAGACACATCGGCACCCATTCTTAATAACCATAGAGCTAGCCAGGAACCTTTAAAACCAGTATGACCAGTAATTAGAACTTTTTTATTTTTCCAAAAAGTATCATCTCCCTTTAGTAAACTTTTAGCTACCATAACTTCCACGGTGCTTGACCAGATAACCATAGATCTTGAAGTTTATTTTTATCACGCAAAGTATCCATAGGTTGCCAAAAACCGTCATGGTTGAAAGTAGAAAGCTCACCTTTTGAAGCTAACTTAGGAAGAACATCATTCTCCCAACTGGAATCATCATTTTTAATTAAATCAAAAATTTTTTTATTTACTACAAAAAATCCACCATTGATCCAAGACAAATTCCCTTCTGGTTTTTCAGTAAAATCAGTTACTTTATTGCCATTCGATTTGATTGCGCCATACCTACCAGGTGGCCGAACAGAAGTAAGAGTTGCTAAACAATTTTGATTGTTATGAAATTTGATTAACTCATCTATATTTACATTTGAGAGCCCATCTCCATATGTAAAACAAAAAGATTCAGAGTGAATATATGACTTTACTCTTTTTAATCTACCAGCAGTTTGACTTAAATCTCCAGTATCTACAAGAGTAACTTTCCATGGCTCACTTCTTTTTTGATGAACTTCCATTCGATTATCCTCATCCATATGAAACGTAATATCACTCATATGAAGAAAATAATTAGCAAAATACTCTTTAATCAAATATCCTTTATATCCGCAGCAAATAATAAATTCATTAACACCAAAAGAACTATAGATCTTTAGAATATGCCACAAGATTGGCATTCCTCCGATTTCGACCAGTGGTTTAGGTCTTATTACTGTTTCTTCAGAAAGTCTGGTCCCTAAGCCACCTGCAAGTATTACAGCTAACATAATTATAAGATTTTATCCACTTTATATTTAGTCCCAATTCTTTGCCAAGGAGTTAACATAGAAAATGCAATGTCAGCAAAGTCTATAACTCTATCTGCATATTTATCAGGATCGATAATCATTGCGCCATTCATTAAACCATTCCAACCTACTTCATGTTTTTGCCTTTTTTGCGGTTTAAACTCAGGTAAAAATTCAGCTAAGTCAGTCTGCTGAATAAAAGTAATTAGCTCATCTTTAAATTTATCAAAATAAATAGGATCAAGTGTTGTCAGTTCTTGAGCTACGCCTTTAATTACATTAACTTTATTTACCTCAACAAAATAATTATGTTTTTCCATCCAATAATTATTTAAAAAATAAATGCAAAGTGCTAGTGAAAATGGTAGACGTTGATCACTTGCTAATCCATCAACCGTTCCAGCATCTTTATACCAGTTATCAATAGCATTTTTCTTATGTTTATAATCAATAACAGCAGCTGAATTAGATTTTTCGCAAGCACCTAGAATTGAGAAAGGGCGCTCTATCATAACGAATTCATTAGTACACAACAGGGCATTGTAACCAGCCTCATAGTCAACGGTCTCAGCGCCAAAGACAACGCCATTATTCAAATCTTTAACTTTATTAATTAAGCTACGTTTCCAACATCCATGATAAATAGTTGGTCCAGAACCCATTGATCTTTTAGGTTCATCCCACCTTAAAGATTTTTTTAAATGTTCCTCAGAAGGAATTCTTCGTAACTGATCACCATCGACAGGAATTGCTGCAGGATTTCTCCTAGAATCTACAGTAACACCTTTCCAAGAAAAATTAATTCCTCTCCAGTTCAAAGATTCAAATTGCTCAGAACCAGCATTAGTTAAAAAGTGTCTAAGAAAAAAAACTAAATCAGGGCTAAGAATATCATCATCGCCAATGATAGAGACCCACTCACCCTGACTAACAGATACACCTCTCTCCCAATTCTCTCTCATTGATAGAGTCGGATTAGGTGAGGCTAAAATTTTTAATCTTTTATCGTATAAGAAAGGTTGAAGATATTTCAAAATTAATTGTCTTTGATCAGAATTATCAGCAACAATTACCTCTCCGAGATTATCAACAGATCGTAAATAATAAGATACTGCATCTACAACGTATTCTTGCCTATTACGGGTAGGAATAATTAAAGAATGAAAAACACTCATAGACTGATTTATAAAAAAAAAAGAGGGGTTATTACCCCCTCTTTAAATAAGATTTAACTAAGTTAATTAGTCAAGAACGAAGTTTGTAGCAGCCAAGGTTGTGACATCAGTAACACCTGAAAGTATTGCCAAATCTGCCACTGCAGTGAAACCTCCAGCAGTTGCGAGAGTAGCTTCAGCAATTCTTACATTACCTCCACTTGCAGCTTGGTAAGCAACTACAACTTGTGAGGCAGCTGTATGAACAGATGAACCAATAGTGGTGTTACCCTCTTCAAGAGTATCCAATAATGCAGCAGCGTTAGCGTAGTAGTTGCCTGTATTCAGTACAAGAACGTTGTCATTGTCTGCACCAGCGTCATTAAACGTTGTAAGTACATGCAATGCCTCAGTGGTTGTGTTATTGAATGAAGCGAGTGAGGTTAGATTCAAGATGTCCTTACTTGCACCAGCTTCAAAGTTGGTGATTGTGTCAAGGTTACTTGAACTGTTTGCCGCACCACTCATGTACCAAACGTCGTTATCGCCTGTAGTTTCTCCAAAGTCAACAACGTCGTTACCTTTGTAAGTGTAGAAGACGTCAACACCATCAGCACCACCATTAAGAGTATCTGTACCAAGTCCACCCTTAATAGTATCTGCACCGGCAGAACCAGTGATATTGAAACTACCTTCTATTTCAGCAGAGCCGTTGAAATCAAGTTCACCGCTACCACCAGTCAATACTGCTGCTGTAAGGGTAATTGTCTCTCCTGCAGACAAAGCATCACCCATAACAATTTTCAACTGTTGAGTTGTAGCAGCAGTAACCCCAATCGTTTCAAATCCTGTGAAACTTGCTCCGAAGGTAGTTGTACCACCCTCAACAGCAGTGATTTGAATGATGTCATTAGCACCAGTACCACCTTTCAGTGTGTCATCTGCTGTGATTTCTCCATCAGCGGCAATAATTGTTATTGCAGCTGATGATGCCGAACCATCAATTGAGTCAGCACCAGCGTTGATATTCACGGATAGTGCGTTATCAAAACCAGCTCCAACAGTAACTGTATCTACAGCACTTGCAGCTCCTTGAATACTTGCTATACCCGTTGCATCAGCTTTTGAACCAAGAGTAATTGTATTTGCACCTCCTGTACCGTCAAGGTTGACAACACTAGTTATGTTCGTGAAGTCAGCATCAACAACTGTTGATGCATCAGAGAATGTAAGGACGTCAGCTCCATCTCCACCAGAAACGGTATCTGCAGAAGTTAAACTACCCGATGCGAATGTAAATGTATCTGCTCCACCGGCTCCAACAAAGTTAGATTTCTCAGTTCCACCTGTTATTGAGTCAGCACCAGCACCACCAGTTACGTTGACAGTTGCAAGTGATTCACCTGTACCAGTTTCTCCAGAGACAAAGGTAAACGTAGCTGCTGTGCTGGTTAAAGCAGATGCGTTAACAGTTAGTGCTTGAGAAGTTGTTGCGTTTTCGTTCTTAGTAGTAACTTTTATAGTATTTGTTGTTGCAGCAGCGACTGTGACTGTTTCAAATCCAGTAACTGAAGCACCAAGGTTTGCTGTACCTGAATCGGCTGTCAATGTAATTGTGTCACTTGAACCAGTACCACCTTTAAGTGTGTCATTGGTAGTAATTGAAGCAGCAGCAGCGGCGATATTGACTGCAGCCGCTGAAGCAGAAGCATCAATTACATCATTACCAGTTAAGACGTTTACGGTAAGAGCATTATCAAAACCTGCTCCGACGGTAACTGTATCTACACCAGATCCATTACCAGTGATTGTGGCCAAAGCACCAGCATCAGCTACTGAACCAAGAGTAATGGTGTTAGCAGCATTAGTCGTACCTTGAGTCAATGTCTCAACCGATGTGACATTGGTGAAGTCCGAATCAATAACTGTTGAAGCATCAGAGATTGAAAGAATATCAACTCCATCTCCTCCAGAAATTGTATCAACAGATACCAAACCAGCTGAAGTGAAAATAAAAGTATCAATTCCTCCTCCACCAGCAAAGTTAGATGTCTCTGTTCCAGCTGTAATGGAATCAGCACCAGCACCACCAGTAACGTTGATAGTTGCTGTGCTGTTTTCACTAGATGTGAAAGTTAAAGCCGCAGCTGTGTTGGTTAAAGCAGATGCGTTAACAGTTAGTGCTTGAGAAGTTGTTGCGTTTTCGTCCTTAGTAGTAATTTTTATGTCATGAGTTGTTGCAGCAGCGACTGTGACTGTTTCAAATCCAGTAACTGAAGCACCAAGGTTTGCTGTATCTGAACCGGCTGTCAATGTAATTGTGTCACTTGCACCAGTACCACCTTTAAGTGTGTCATTGGTAGTAATTGAAGCAGCAGCAGCGGCGATATTGACTGCAGCCGCTGAAGCAGAAGCATCAATTACATCATTACCAGTTAAGACGTTTACGGTAAGAGCATTATCAAAACCTGCTCCGACGGTAACTGTATCTACACCAGATCCATTACCAGTGATTGTGGCCAAAGCACCAGCATCAGCTACTGAACCAAGAGTAATGGTGTTAGCAGCATTAGTCGTACCTTGAGTCAATGTCTCAACCGATGTGACATTGGTGAAGTCCGAGTCAATAACTGTTGAAGCATCAGAGATTGAAAGGATATCAACTCCATCTCCTCCAGAAATTGTATCTGTAGATACTAATTGAGCTGAAGTGAAACTAAAGGTATCAATTCCTCCTCCACCAGCAAAGTTAGATGTCTCTGTTCCAGCTGTAATGGAATCAGCACCAGCACCACCAGTAACGTTGATAGTTGCTGTGCTGTTTTCACTAGATGTGAAAGTTAAAGCCGCAGCTGTGTTGGTTAAAGCAGATGCGTTAACAGTTAGTGCTTGAGAAGTTGTTGCGTTTTCGTCCTTAGTAGTAATTTTTATGTCATGAGTTGTTGCAGCAGCGACTGTGACTGTTTCAAATCCAGTAACTGAAGCACCAAGGTTTGCTGTATCTGAACCGGCTGTCAATGTAATTGTGTCACTTGCACCAGTACCACCTTTAAGTGTGTCATTGGTAGTAATTGAAGCAGCAGCAGCGGCGATATTGACTGCAGCCGCTGAAGCAGAAGCATCAATTACATCATTACCAGTTAAGACGTTTACGGTAAGAGCATTATCAAAACCTGCTCCGACGGTAACTGTATCTACACCAGATCCATTACCAGTGATTGTGGCCAAAGCACCAGCATCAGCTACTGAACCAAGAGTAATGGTGTTAGCAGCATTAGTCGTACCTTGAGTCAATGTCTCAACCGATGTGACATTGGTGAAGTCCGAGTCAATAACTGTTGAAGCATCAGAGATTGAAAGGATATCAACTCCATCTCCTCCAGAAATTGTATCTGTAGATACTAATTGAGCTGAAGTGAAACTAAAGGTATCAATTCCTCCTCCACCAGCAAAGTTAGATGTCTCTGTTCCAGCTGTAATGGAATCAGCACCAGCACCACCAGTAACGTTGATAGTTGCTGTGCTGTTTTCACTAGATGTGAAAGTTAAAGCCGCAGCTGTGTTGGTTAAAGCAGATGCGTTAACAGTTAGTGCTTGAGAAGTTGTTGCGTTTTCGTCCTTAGTAGTAATTTTTATGTCATTAGTTGTTGCAGCAGCGACTGTGACTGTTTCAAATCCAGTAACTGAAGCACCAAGGTTTGCTGTACCTGAATCGGCTGTCAATGTAATTGTGTCATTTGCACCAGTACCACCTTTGAGTGTGTCATTGGTAGTAATTGAAGCAGCAGCAGCGGCGATATTGACTGCAGCCGCTGAAGCAGAAGCATCAATTTGATCATTACCAGTTGCGACATTTACGGTAAGAGCATTATCAAAACCTGCTCCGACGGTAACTGTATCTACACCAGTTCCATTACCAGTGATTGTGGCTAAACCTGAAGCATCAGCTAGTGAACCAAGAGTAATGGTGTTAGCAGCATTAGTCGTACCTTGAGTCAATGTCTCAACAGATGTGACATTGTTGAAGTCCGAATCAATAACTGTTGAAGCATCAGAGATTGAAAGAATATCAACTCCATCTCCTCCAGAAATTGTGTCAACAGATGTCAAACCTGCTGATGTTTCAATGAAAGTATCAATACCTGCACCACCTGAAGCGTTATCAGTACCAGTACCAAGTGTGATACTGTCAGCTCCACCTCCAGCGGTAATGGTGTCATCACCAGTACTAGAAATAATAGTGTCAGCACCTGCTCCGGTAGTGACAGTCATGTCTCCAGTACCAGTAGTTAGGTCTAAATCTCCAGTAGCAGAACCAGCAGAAATCGTTAAAACTTCATTCCCAAAAGCATTTGTAACTTCAAGATTTTGATCACCACTAATTTCTACTGTCGCTGTATCAACAGCATCAGTAGTAATAGTTGCAACTACATTGGCTGTTGATCTAGAAACTAATGAAAGTGTTTCCAGATCGTTAGTTGCACCTGCTGCCCTAGAAATTGTGATTGTTGAGTTTCCAGTTGCTCCATCTAGATTGATCAAAAGATCATCAGTTGAACCAGCTAGTGCAGTATTAGTAAATTGGAATGTTGAATCACCATCATTTGTATTGATGTTGATTGTTGTAGGTACAGCTACGATATTATTGAGGACTAGATTATTATCATTAGAACCAGTATTAGTAATAGTTGTAATACCAGTTGCTGCAGCAAGATTCAAAGTAACAGCTGCGTTACCAGAGGTTAAGTTGAAAGTTTCAATCGACGTAGAGGTAACTGAGGCAGTATGAGCAGTACTGAATGTTGCGTTTAAAACATCATCGCCATCACCACCTGCTAGCACATCTCCGTTGTTTAATGAATTAGATGTACTTGCGTCGAAAGTATCTGCAACACTTGATCCAGTGAAATCAGATCCGGTGTTAGTACCTGTAGTTAAAACTAATGTTTTAGCTGTTTGAGCAGGGTCAGTATCGTCATTACTGATCGTACCTGTAGCAGTTACATCAGCAGTAAGGCTTGAACCAGAGAACTTGACCACAACTGTCTCATCTGATTCATAGTCTGTATCACCAAGTACAGAAACATTTACCGTCGCTGTCTTTTGACCAGCCGCAAAAGTAATTGTTCCTGATGTTGCTGTGAAATCTGTACCAACTGTTGCTGTACCAGTAGTTAATGTCTCGTAATTAACTGTGGTTTCAGCAGTTACTGCAGAATCAAGCGTTACTGTAAATGCAAGGTTTTTTGTACCTGAATCAGTTTCAGTAACACTTGGTGAGGTTGAAGTAAGTGTATAAGTTGAAGCAGCAGCATCGTCATTACTGATCGTACCTGTACCAGTTACATCAGCAGTAAGGCTTGAACCAGAGAACTTGACCTTAACTGTCTCATCTGATTCAACATCTGTATCACCAAGTACAGAAACATTTACCGTCGCTGTCTTTTGACCAGCCGCAAAAGTAACTGTTCCTGATGCTGCTGTGAAATCTGTACCAACTGTTGCTGTACCAGTAGTTAATGTCTCGTAATTAACTGTGGTTTCAGCAGTTGCTGCAGAATCAAGCGTTAATGTAAATGCAAGAGTTTTAGTACCTGAATCAGTTTCAGTAACACTTGGTGAGGTTGAAGTAAGTGTATAAGTTGAAGCAGCAGCATCGTCATTACTGATCGTACCTGTACCAGTTACATCAGCAGAAAGGCTTGAACCAGAGAACTTGACCTTAACTGTCTCATCTGATTCAACATCTGTATCACCAAGTACAGAAACATTTACCGTCGCTGTCTTTTGACCAGCCGCAAAAGTAACTGTTCCTGATGTTGCTGTGAAATCTGTACCAACTGTTGCTGTACCAGTAGTTAATGTCTCGTAATTAACTGTGGTTTCAGCAGTTGCTGCAGAATCAAGCGTTAATGTAAATGCAAGAGTTTTAGTACCTGAATCAGTTTCAGTAACACTTGGTGAGGTTGAAGTAAGTGTATAAGTTGAAGCAGCAGCATCGTCATTACTGATCGTACCTGTACCAGTTACATCAGCAGAAAGGCTTGAACCAGAGAACTTGACCTTAACTGTCTCATCTGATTCAACATCTGTATCACCAAGTACAGAAACATTTACCGTCGCTGTCTTTTGACCAGCCGCAAAAGTAACTGTTCCTGATGCTGCTGTGAAGTCATCACCAGCTGTAGCTGTTCCAGTAGTTAATGTCTCGTAGTTAACTGTGGTTTCAGTAGTAGCTGCTTGATCAAGCGTTAATGTAAATGCAAGAGTTTTAGTACCTGAATCAGTTTCAGTAATGCTTGGCGCGTTAGAAGTAAGTGTATATTTCCCATCTTGGATACCATTAGTTTTTATAGTTGTAATACTCGCAGTAACCTGAGCAGCTGTATGAGTTGTATCTTTATCTATACCAGCAATAAATGTTTTACCTTCAGCAAAATTGTTTCCTTCAACCCATGGATCTGAAGATTGAGGCTGATAAGCAAGAAGAGCTGTAGCATCAGCTTTAACTGCAGCTGTATATGCAACAGCAGCATTCGTTTTGTTTGTTAGTGCAGTCTTGTCATCATCACTACCAGAATTATTGGTTGCAGCCCATATAAGATCATTAGCTATTGAAGCAAGTTCCAACGCGCCTGAATTTATCTGTTTAGTCCAATAAACAAGTCCTGCAGCGTCGGCTGATCTATCAAATAGATTTTGATAGATCTGGTTAACTTGAGCCTCTACTGAAAGACTTCCATATACAGATTTAAATTCATTCTGAGCGTACTGACTAGCTGCAAAAGCCTTTGTAGTAACGCCTGTGTCGGTCCAATAATCAAGACCAGTTGGATCAGCTGCGCGTCCGAAGTAAGCGATGTACAGCTGTTGTAGTTGAGTCGCAGTCGCGTTGGCCATTCTGGAATTGTGTCTAAGTAAAGGGGATTTGCAGTTTAGCTGCGGTTACCGAGTAACCAGCTGAAGTGGATCCCGGAGAATATAGGAAGCTGTAAGAAAGCCTGTAGAAATAATTCAACAGACACTCCTCACGAGAATCTCGCCAAACTATAAACTATTAACCGACAAGCACAATAGATAAAATGTACACTCAAGGAAATCAAGACAATTAAATCAATCAAGTTCTATTTAAAAATTTGAACAATGATTTACCAAAAACTATGTAATATCATACTCAAAAAATCACTTGTGAAGTCTCCAAATAGCTTTCCATCACTAACTTCTTCAATTATTTCCAAAAGAATAAAACTTGAGCAAAACAAGCGAATCAAATAAGCCATCCTCAATCCCAAAGGACCTAACACTGTTGTGTGCAGAACATAAAGTGCACACCTAGAAAATGCGATTTATAGAAACTTTTTAAAGAAAAGTAGCCAAAAGCACGAAATAATTACTTGAATTTTTCAATAAAATCAAAAATATTCTCTTGAGAATATGCGCATACCAATGTTAAATATTGAGTAAATATTTTAAATAATTTTATAAGGCGTATTCGAAAGGCGATGACAAAAGTGCCAAGTAAATCTTGTTTTGTAATTGGTTGTACTGGCCAAGATGGGTCTATGATGTGTAGATCGTTGCTGAAAAAAGGTTTTGAAGTTGTAGGTCTTACCAGAAAAATAAATTATTCAAGCGTAAATTTTAAAAAATTAGATATTCGAGGTAAATTCAAGGTCAT encodes the following:
- a CDS encoding Calx-beta domain-containing protein: MANATATQLQQLYIAYFGRAADPTGLDYWTDTGVTTKAFAASQYAQNEFKSVYGSLSVEAQVNQIYQNLFDRSADAAGLVYWTKQINSGALELASIANDLIWAATNNSGSDDDKTALTNKTNAAVAYTAAVKADATALLAYQPQSSDPWVEGNNFAEGKTFIAGIDKDTTHTAAQVTASITTIKTNGIQDGKYTLTSNAPSITETDSGTKTLAFTLTLDQAATTETTVNYETLTTGTATAGDDFTAASGTVTFAAGQKTATVNVSVLGDTDVESDETVKVKFSGSSLSADVTGTGTISNDDAAASTYTLTSTSPSVTETDSGTKTLAFTLTLDSAATAETTVNYETLTTGTATVGTDFTATSGTVTFAAGQKTATVNVSVLGDTDVESDETVKVKFSGSSLSADVTGTGTISNDDAAASTYTLTSTSPSVTETDSGTKTLAFTLTLDSAATAETTVNYETLTTGTATVGTDFTAASGTVTFAAGQKTATVNVSVLGDTDVESDETVKVKFSGSSLTADVTGTGTISNDDAAASTYTLTSTSPSVTETDSGTKNLAFTVTLDSAVTAETTVNYETLTTGTATVGTDFTATSGTITFAAGQKTATVNVSVLGDTDYESDETVVVKFSGSSLTADVTATGTISNDDTDPAQTAKTLVLTTGTNTGSDFTGSSVADTFDASTSNSLNNGDVLAGGDGDDVLNATFSTAHTASVTSTSIETFNLTSGNAAVTLNLAAATGITTITNTGSNDNNLVLNNIVAVPTTININTNDGDSTFQFTNTALAGSTDDLLINLDGATGNSTITISRAAGATNDLETLSLVSRSTANVVATITTDAVDTATVEISGDQNLEVTNAFGNEVLTISAGSATGDLDLTTGTGDMTVTTGAGADTIISSTGDDTITAGGGADSITLGTGTDNASGGAGIDTFIETSAGLTSVDTISGGDGVDILSISDASTVIDSDFNNVTSVETLTQGTTNAANTITLGSLADASGLATITGNGTGVDTVTVGAGFDNALTVNVATGNDQIDASASAAAVNIAAAAASITTNDTLKGGTGANDTITLTADSGTANLGASVTGFETVTVAAATTNDIKITTKDENATTSQALTVNASALTNTAAALTFTSSENSTATINVTGGAGADSITAGTETSNFAGGGGIDTFSFTSAQLVSTDTISGGDGVDILSISDASTVIDSDFTNVTSVETLTQGTTNAANTITLGSVADAGALATITGNGSGVDTVTVGAGFDNALTVNVLTGNDVIDASASAAAVNIAAAAASITTNDTLKGGTGASDTITLTAGSDTANLGASVTGFETVTVAAATTHDIKITTKDENATTSQALTVNASALTNTAAALTFTSSENSTATINVTGGAGADSITAGTETSNFAGGGGIDTFSFTSAQLVSTDTISGGDGVDILSISDASTVIDSDFTNVTSVETLTQGTTNAANTITLGSVADAGALATITGNGSGVDTVTVGAGFDNALTVNVLTGNDVIDASASAAAVNIAAAAASITTNDTLKGGTGASDTITLTAGSDTANLGASVTGFETVTVAAATTHDIKITTKDENATTSQALTVNASALTNTAAALTFTSSENSTATINVTGGAGADSITAGTETSNFAGGGGIDTFIFTSAGLVSVDTISGGDGVDILSISDASTVIDSDFTNVTSVETLTQGTTNAANTITLGSVADAGALATITGNGSGVDTVTVGAGFDNALTVNVLTGNDVIDASASAAAVNIAAAAASITTNDTLKGGTGSSDTITLTADSGTANLGASVTGFETVTVAAATTNTIKVTTKNENATTSQALTVNASALTSTAATFTFVSGETGTGESLATVNVTGGAGADSITGGTEKSNFVGAGGADTFTFASGSLTSADTVSGGDGADVLTFSDASTVVDADFTNITSVVNLDGTGGANTITLGSKADATGIASIQGAASAVDTVTVGAGFDNALSVNINAGADSIDGSASSAAITIIAADGEITADDTLKGGTGANDIIQITAVEGGTTTFGASFTGFETIGVTAATTQQLKIVMGDALSAGETITLTAAVLTGGSGELDFNGSAEIEGSFNITGSAGADTIKGGLGTDTLNGGADGVDVFYTYKGNDVVDFGETTGDNDVWYMSGAANSSSNLDTITNFEAGASKDILNLTSLASFNNTTTEALHVLTTFNDAGADNDNVLVLNTGNYYANAAALLDTLEEGNTTIGSSVHTAASQVVVAYQAASGGNVRIAEATLATAGGFTAVADLAILSGVTDVTTLAATNFVLD
- a CDS encoding glycosyltransferase family A protein, producing the protein MSVFHSLIIPTRNRQEYVVDAVSYYLRSVDNLGEVIVADNSDQRQLILKYLQPFLYDKRLKILASPNPTLSMRENWERGVSVSQGEWVSIIGDDDILSPDLVFFLRHFLTNAGSEQFESLNWRGINFSWKGVTVDSRRNPAAIPVDGDQLRRIPSEEHLKKSLRWDEPKRSMGSGPTIYHGCWKRSLINKVKDLNNGVVFGAETVDYEAGYNALLCTNEFVMIERPFSILGACEKSNSAAVIDYKHKKNAIDNWYKDAGTVDGLASDQRLPFSLALCIYFLNNYWMEKHNYFVEVNKVNVIKGVAQELTTLDPIYFDKFKDELITFIQQTDLAEFLPEFKPQKRQKHEVGWNGLMNGAMIIDPDKYADRVIDFADIAFSMLTPWQRIGTKYKVDKIL
- the rfbF gene encoding glucose-1-phosphate cytidylyltransferase, whose translation is MLAVILAGGLGTRLSEETVIRPKPLVEIGGMPILWHILKIYSSFGVNEFIICCGYKGYLIKEYFANYFLHMSDITFHMDEDNRMEVHQKRSEPWKVTLVDTGDLSQTAGRLKRVKSYIHSESFCFTYGDGLSNVNIDELIKFHNNQNCLATLTSVRPPGRYGAIKSNGNKVTDFTEKPEGNLSWINGGFFVVNKKIFDLIKNDDSSWENDVLPKLASKGELSTFNHDGFWQPMDTLRDKNKLQDLWLSGQAPWKLW